The Bacilli bacterium genome segment ACAAGCCGGTTATTGTCGACTGCCGTTTCGATCTGGCCGATCCCGCGGCGGGGAAAGCGGCTTACGATGACGGGCATATTCCCGGAGCCGTCTATATGCATCTGG includes the following:
- a CDS encoding rhodanese-like domain-containing protein — translated: MQNVVPIAWLAAKLASDDDKPVIVDCRFDLADPAAGKAAYDDGHIPGAVYMHL